One window of the Aptenodytes patagonicus chromosome 5, bAptPat1.pri.cur, whole genome shotgun sequence genome contains the following:
- the LOC143161017 gene encoding lysosomal acid lipase/cholesteryl ester hydrolase-like isoform X2 has product MSTATGDATRCLGAKSQPGGFRVESTMMWLFITIAYITCINEKSDASPEVSMDVGEIVRYHGYPYEEHEVVTDDGYYLTMQRIPHGRDNTGSMSTSHEAEAQGSSMFCPPPKPAVLLQHGLVLEGSNWVTNLPNSSLGFILADAGYDVWIGNSRGNSWSRKHKEFEFHHQEYSAYSFHEMAMYDLPATINYILQKTGQEQLYYVAYSQGTTTGFIAFSSIPELDRKIKMFFALAPITTNSNMKSPLFILGRTVVFDKGEILQQVISSLCSYPIFKSFCSLVLYLPGGFTNSLNVSRIDVYLSRYPDSTSLKNMLHWRQLYQTGEFKYYDYGSDNMLHYNQTTPPFYELENMKTPLAAWYGGRDWISAPEDVNITLPRITNVAYKKYIPEFVHFDFLWGMQAYEQVYKEILELMEKSA; this is encoded by the exons AGCACCATGATGTGGCTGTTCATAACCATTGCTTATATAACGTGCATCAATGAAAAGTCAGATGCAAGCCCTGAGGTGTCCATGGATGTT GGTGAAATTGTCCGCTACCATGGGTACCCCTACGAGGAGCATGAAGTGGTGACAGACGATGGCTATTACCTCACCATGCAGAGGATTCCTCACGGCAGAGACAACACAGGAAGCATGAGCACCTCCCACGAAGCAGAGGCACAGGGCTCCAGCATGTTCTGCCCCC ctCCAAAGCCCGCGGTCCTCCTGCAGCATGGCCTGGTGTTGGAGGGAAGCAACTGGGTTACCAACTTGCCCAACAGCAGTCTGGGCTTCATCCTCGCTGATGCCGGCTACGATGTCTGGATCGGAAACAGCCGGGGGAACAGCTGGTCGCGAAAGCACAAAGAGTTTGAGTTTCACCACCAGGAATACTCAGCTTACAG CTTTCATGAGATGGCCATGTATGACCTTCCAGCAACGATCAACTATATTCTGCAGAAAACTGGACAGGAGCAGTTATACTACGTGGCTTACTCTCAAGGCACCACCACAG GTTTCATTGCGTTTTCATCCATTCCCGAGCTGGATCGCAAAATCAAGATGTTTTTTGCCTTGGCTCCTATCACCACAAACTCAAATATGAAGTCACCCTTG TTCATTTTAGGACGCACAGTGGTCTTCGATAAGGGCGAGATCTTGCAGCAAGTGATTTCCAGTCTGTGCAGCTACCccatctttaaaagcttttgctcCTTGGTCCTTTACTTGCCTGGTGGGTTTACCAACAGCTTAAATGTG AGCCGCATAGATGTCTACCTGTCCCGCTACCCTGATTCAACATCCCTAAAAAACATGTTACATTGGCGCCAG ctCTATCAAACGGGGGAATTCAAATATTATGATTACGGCAGTGACAACATGCTTCATTACAACCAG ACCACACCTCCCTTCTATGAGCTGGAAAATATGAAAACCCCCCTTGCTGCATGGTATGGTGGCAGGGACTGGATTTCAGCCCCTGAAGACGTAAACATCACACTGCCTCGTATAACCAACGTGGCATACAAAAAGTACATTCCTGAATTTGTCCACTTTGATTTCCTTTGGGGTATGCAAGCGTATGAACAAGTGTACAAAGAAATTCTTGAACTGATGGAGAAGAGCGCCTAG
- the LOC143161017 gene encoding putative lysosomal acid lipase/cholesteryl ester hydrolase isoform X1, which translates to MSTATGDATRCLGAKSQPGGFRVESTMMWLFITIAYITCINEKSDASPEVSMDVGEIVRYHGYPYEEHEVVTDDGYYLTMQRIPHGRDNTGSMSTSHEAEAQGSSMFCPPPKPAVLLQHGLVLEGSNWVTNLPNSSLGFILADAGYDVWIGNSRGNSWSRKHKEFEFHHQEYSAYSFHEMAMYDLPATINYILQKTGQEQLYYVAYSQGTTTGFIAFSSIPELDRKIKMFFALAPITTNSNMKSPLVRLFDLPEGLVKFILGRTVVFDKGEILQQVISSLCSYPIFKSFCSLVLYLPGGFTNSLNVSRIDVYLSRYPDSTSLKNMLHWRQLYQTGEFKYYDYGSDNMLHYNQTTPPFYELENMKTPLAAWYGGRDWISAPEDVNITLPRITNVAYKKYIPEFVHFDFLWGMQAYEQVYKEILELMEKSA; encoded by the exons AGCACCATGATGTGGCTGTTCATAACCATTGCTTATATAACGTGCATCAATGAAAAGTCAGATGCAAGCCCTGAGGTGTCCATGGATGTT GGTGAAATTGTCCGCTACCATGGGTACCCCTACGAGGAGCATGAAGTGGTGACAGACGATGGCTATTACCTCACCATGCAGAGGATTCCTCACGGCAGAGACAACACAGGAAGCATGAGCACCTCCCACGAAGCAGAGGCACAGGGCTCCAGCATGTTCTGCCCCC ctCCAAAGCCCGCGGTCCTCCTGCAGCATGGCCTGGTGTTGGAGGGAAGCAACTGGGTTACCAACTTGCCCAACAGCAGTCTGGGCTTCATCCTCGCTGATGCCGGCTACGATGTCTGGATCGGAAACAGCCGGGGGAACAGCTGGTCGCGAAAGCACAAAGAGTTTGAGTTTCACCACCAGGAATACTCAGCTTACAG CTTTCATGAGATGGCCATGTATGACCTTCCAGCAACGATCAACTATATTCTGCAGAAAACTGGACAGGAGCAGTTATACTACGTGGCTTACTCTCAAGGCACCACCACAG GTTTCATTGCGTTTTCATCCATTCCCGAGCTGGATCGCAAAATCAAGATGTTTTTTGCCTTGGCTCCTATCACCACAAACTCAAATATGAAGTCACCCTTGGTAAGGCTGTTTGACCTTCCCGAGGGGCTGGTTAAG TTCATTTTAGGACGCACAGTGGTCTTCGATAAGGGCGAGATCTTGCAGCAAGTGATTTCCAGTCTGTGCAGCTACCccatctttaaaagcttttgctcCTTGGTCCTTTACTTGCCTGGTGGGTTTACCAACAGCTTAAATGTG AGCCGCATAGATGTCTACCTGTCCCGCTACCCTGATTCAACATCCCTAAAAAACATGTTACATTGGCGCCAG ctCTATCAAACGGGGGAATTCAAATATTATGATTACGGCAGTGACAACATGCTTCATTACAACCAG ACCACACCTCCCTTCTATGAGCTGGAAAATATGAAAACCCCCCTTGCTGCATGGTATGGTGGCAGGGACTGGATTTCAGCCCCTGAAGACGTAAACATCACACTGCCTCGTATAACCAACGTGGCATACAAAAAGTACATTCCTGAATTTGTCCACTTTGATTTCCTTTGGGGTATGCAAGCGTATGAACAAGTGTACAAAGAAATTCTTGAACTGATGGAGAAGAGCGCCTAG
- the LOC143161017 gene encoding lipase member M-like isoform X4: MSTATGDATRCLGAKSQPGGFRVESTMMWLFITIAYITCINEKSDASPEVSMDVGEIVRYHGYPYEEHEVVTDDGYYLTMQRIPHGRDNTGSMSTSHEAEAQGSSMFCPPPKPAVLLQHGLVLEGSNWVTNLPNSSLGFILADAGYDVWIGNSRGNSWSRKHKEFEFHHQEYSAYSFHEMAMYDLPATINYILQKTGQEQLYYVAYSQGTTTGFIAFSSIPELDRKIKMFFALAPITTNSNMKSPLVRLFDLPEGLVKFILGRTVVFDKGEILQQVISSLCSYPIFKSFCSLVLYLPGGFTNSLNVSRIDVYLSRYPDSTSLKNMLHWRQLYQTGEFKYYDYGSDNMLHYNQFRMPRPDDS, from the exons AGCACCATGATGTGGCTGTTCATAACCATTGCTTATATAACGTGCATCAATGAAAAGTCAGATGCAAGCCCTGAGGTGTCCATGGATGTT GGTGAAATTGTCCGCTACCATGGGTACCCCTACGAGGAGCATGAAGTGGTGACAGACGATGGCTATTACCTCACCATGCAGAGGATTCCTCACGGCAGAGACAACACAGGAAGCATGAGCACCTCCCACGAAGCAGAGGCACAGGGCTCCAGCATGTTCTGCCCCC ctCCAAAGCCCGCGGTCCTCCTGCAGCATGGCCTGGTGTTGGAGGGAAGCAACTGGGTTACCAACTTGCCCAACAGCAGTCTGGGCTTCATCCTCGCTGATGCCGGCTACGATGTCTGGATCGGAAACAGCCGGGGGAACAGCTGGTCGCGAAAGCACAAAGAGTTTGAGTTTCACCACCAGGAATACTCAGCTTACAG CTTTCATGAGATGGCCATGTATGACCTTCCAGCAACGATCAACTATATTCTGCAGAAAACTGGACAGGAGCAGTTATACTACGTGGCTTACTCTCAAGGCACCACCACAG GTTTCATTGCGTTTTCATCCATTCCCGAGCTGGATCGCAAAATCAAGATGTTTTTTGCCTTGGCTCCTATCACCACAAACTCAAATATGAAGTCACCCTTGGTAAGGCTGTTTGACCTTCCCGAGGGGCTGGTTAAG TTCATTTTAGGACGCACAGTGGTCTTCGATAAGGGCGAGATCTTGCAGCAAGTGATTTCCAGTCTGTGCAGCTACCccatctttaaaagcttttgctcCTTGGTCCTTTACTTGCCTGGTGGGTTTACCAACAGCTTAAATGTG AGCCGCATAGATGTCTACCTGTCCCGCTACCCTGATTCAACATCCCTAAAAAACATGTTACATTGGCGCCAG ctCTATCAAACGGGGGAATTCAAATATTATGATTACGGCAGTGACAACATGCTTCATTACAACCAG
- the LOC143161017 gene encoding lipase member M-like isoform X3 — MMWLFITIAYITCINEKSDASPEVSMDVGEIVRYHGYPYEEHEVVTDDGYYLTMQRIPHGRDNTGSMSTSHEAEAQGSSMFCPPPKPAVLLQHGLVLEGSNWVTNLPNSSLGFILADAGYDVWIGNSRGNSWSRKHKEFEFHHQEYSAYSFHEMAMYDLPATINYILQKTGQEQLYYVAYSQGTTTGFIAFSSIPELDRKIKMFFALAPITTNSNMKSPLVRLFDLPEGLVKFILGRTVVFDKGEILQQVISSLCSYPIFKSFCSLVLYLPGGFTNSLNVSRIDVYLSRYPDSTSLKNMLHWRQLYQTGEFKYYDYGSDNMLHYNQTTPPFYELENMKTPLAAWYGGRDWISAPEDVNITLPRITNVAYKKYIPEFVHFDFLWGMQAYEQVYKEILELMEKSA; from the exons ATGATGTGGCTGTTCATAACCATTGCTTATATAACGTGCATCAATGAAAAGTCAGATGCAAGCCCTGAGGTGTCCATGGATGTT GGTGAAATTGTCCGCTACCATGGGTACCCCTACGAGGAGCATGAAGTGGTGACAGACGATGGCTATTACCTCACCATGCAGAGGATTCCTCACGGCAGAGACAACACAGGAAGCATGAGCACCTCCCACGAAGCAGAGGCACAGGGCTCCAGCATGTTCTGCCCCC ctCCAAAGCCCGCGGTCCTCCTGCAGCATGGCCTGGTGTTGGAGGGAAGCAACTGGGTTACCAACTTGCCCAACAGCAGTCTGGGCTTCATCCTCGCTGATGCCGGCTACGATGTCTGGATCGGAAACAGCCGGGGGAACAGCTGGTCGCGAAAGCACAAAGAGTTTGAGTTTCACCACCAGGAATACTCAGCTTACAG CTTTCATGAGATGGCCATGTATGACCTTCCAGCAACGATCAACTATATTCTGCAGAAAACTGGACAGGAGCAGTTATACTACGTGGCTTACTCTCAAGGCACCACCACAG GTTTCATTGCGTTTTCATCCATTCCCGAGCTGGATCGCAAAATCAAGATGTTTTTTGCCTTGGCTCCTATCACCACAAACTCAAATATGAAGTCACCCTTGGTAAGGCTGTTTGACCTTCCCGAGGGGCTGGTTAAG TTCATTTTAGGACGCACAGTGGTCTTCGATAAGGGCGAGATCTTGCAGCAAGTGATTTCCAGTCTGTGCAGCTACCccatctttaaaagcttttgctcCTTGGTCCTTTACTTGCCTGGTGGGTTTACCAACAGCTTAAATGTG AGCCGCATAGATGTCTACCTGTCCCGCTACCCTGATTCAACATCCCTAAAAAACATGTTACATTGGCGCCAG ctCTATCAAACGGGGGAATTCAAATATTATGATTACGGCAGTGACAACATGCTTCATTACAACCAG ACCACACCTCCCTTCTATGAGCTGGAAAATATGAAAACCCCCCTTGCTGCATGGTATGGTGGCAGGGACTGGATTTCAGCCCCTGAAGACGTAAACATCACACTGCCTCGTATAACCAACGTGGCATACAAAAAGTACATTCCTGAATTTGTCCACTTTGATTTCCTTTGGGGTATGCAAGCGTATGAACAAGTGTACAAAGAAATTCTTGAACTGATGGAGAAGAGCGCCTAG